The stretch of DNA TGTGAGcctcagttttatttgttttaaatggtgAGTTAGCAAGCATTAATGTAAATAGGAGCTACTTCCACTCTGGTGGTTCAAAGCATTCTCGCAGTGTTTGTAACTGCTAGTGAACAATgtttcagagaaagcagaagccaAGCTTCCAGGATTTTCACATTTTTGGTTATGAGATGCTTGAGCTTGTGTTTTGTAAACAAGATTTAGAAGCTTCTCTGCATAGCTGTGCTTTGGACTGTAGGAAACTTTAGAATAAAAGCTGTAATTGTGCCTGGATTTATTTTACAAACTGGGGTCGTTTCAGCAATCTGTGTGGCCTTCCATTCAGCTGTTTGTTTAAGCCAAGCCAAAAGCCACTTATCTAAAGATGATTTATTCTCACTCTTGAGCTGATAGAACCAGGCTGGGAAGGGTGCAAGCTGAGTTGTAGGGTTTGGTATGAGCCCCCTCCAGTCAAACTCTGAAGGAGAGCATGAAGGACTGGTCATAACACTGTTCAGGAAGGTACTTGCGGGACTCTTGTGCTTTGCTTGTAggacactttttaaaataaacagtggtGGTATGTGATTGACTCAAATTTGAACCTTGCAGCTGTTCCTTCCTATCTGCGTGGTATGCCAGAGCAAAACTCTCCAGCTCAACATCTCTAAAATCTAAAACTTAAATATTATAATTTGGATCAGCTTCTGACCTTCTGGTTTTGGCAGCGAAAGCAAAGTGGAGGCAAATGTGATTCTTAATCTAGTTCTGAAAATTAGATGTTACTTATTTACTTAGAATATAGCAATGCTGCATAGTAAAAGGCAACGGCTAAAAATTCTTAGCAAGAGGTGTGTAAGTGTAATTTGAGCCATAATATCTGGCTGTCAAAATTGTGcctaaagagaaagaaaattttagtGATGTCTTAAGCTTAGCTTGTTTTGTTAGATTAAAGCAACCAGAATAATTTTTTGCATTCAGTGTTGTCCTCTCTGGATGCTGTGAGGATCAAACATCTTTCAACTTTCTTAGACTTCACTTAATGCAGAATAAATGAGGCTGAAGGTGTAGTTTCGtcatatttttgtcttcagcagtgaaaaatgtttGAGGGTCCTTTTGCCTTATTTGGGGTTTGCTGATGCCCTAGCATTTTTGGAGGGGCACAGTGGGAACCTGTTGGCTGAAATTACCtgaattttaaagcactttttctcctctccaaaaAAACCCAGTGGTGTGTCCATCTGCAGTGCCTGGCTGAGGAGATGGGCGGTGCTGGGGGGGAGGTGGCCAGGGACCTCTCGCAGCACCCATGTGGATGCTTATAGCATTAAAAATAGGGGCAGACCCAAATGGCCAAGGGATGAGCCTGCAGAAAGAAGTTTGACTCTTCAGTGAGAGTTGATAATAGCAAAGGGCTTAAAAAACTGTTGTATATTTTGAATTCAGGCTGTCAAGGCAAATATTTTGACAGTCTCTCAGAAGTGGATATTGAGTGGCATGCTGTGAAGAACATACAGCTCTGTCATGGAAAAAGTTTGTCAAGGGATGGGAAACTGGGAGGTGGAATAAACAGCTAGTTTTCAGCCTGGAAAGAGAGTAGCTTGAGTTTCTGTCCAGcaaaaatgggagaaaagaggcaagtgctgtgctggagggcAGCTTCATGAAGCACTGAGTTCCATATTGCAGCATGTGGCTGGAAAGACTCTGATGTACGGTGTGCAGGTTCTGTTCGAGCTGTGTGAGAACTGGGTAAATTCATTTGGAAATTCAAGGTGATACCTGCTGGAACAAAGATGTTAACTACAGAAGCATGACTGAACTGTGAATAATCTCCAGTACTTCATCTGCAGCCTCTCTCTGCCGAGTCCAATGAATAAGAAATGTTCCTGCCCTTCCTCTGACTTTTGAACCATATTCCTTAGTGTGTTTTTGTCCTCTGAGCTATAACAGGAGATGAGGGGAACAGTGCTCACGTTCAGCTTATCACTGGTACAGGGACAAATTTATCTGTGTGCTCTCACGTGAATAACTGTGGGTTGCTCTGCCTGAATAAAGTGGTGGTTACCTGGGGAAAGCTGGGTTGTGAAGGTTTGATTTGAAAGTTAAGTGTGACCAGAGGAGCTGTTGTTACTGGTGATGTTTATTAACTTTCACATGCTATGAATGTTTCACAATGTAGCAAAACTGGGAAGTATATGTCTCAGGGAAGTCCTGAGATTTGACActattttcatgttatttttgaCCCAGCAGTTCTGCTCATGCATTGACTTTTCTGGAGATAACTCATATCTCAACATGTTACCACTATGTATTCTTGctcttgcattttaaatgaaaagaaccTAGTGGTGTGtacttttccttttgattctaATGTGCATTCACCATTTTTTATTAGTGACACGTATTACGGCTTCCAATGTTCATTTGGAATTTCTACGTACCTAAGTAAATATGACCTTTATTCTCTTCTGTGttcaataaaagcattttatcattttatgtAGATACAGCTGTGATTCAACTGTTAGGTCCTTTGCACCTCAGTTAAGAATACAATTAATTACAAAGATGAGTTTAACAGGAGTGGTACTTACACAAGAATACAGATTCTTTATGGaacttctcttaaaaaataaagatattttctattaaattgTCTTTAATCATGGCACTGACATAAGAAGCATGTATGCTTTTCCTACATTCCAGTTGTTATTTaaagtggaaatgctgagagaattaacttttttttggcAGGCTGACACTTTAGTTCTCTGTTATTACAAAGGGTGTATTCGAGTCATTGGTATGTCAGGTTGCTTGAAAACTCAAtgtttttcccagcttttccagaataaaaatggaaaaagagctAAACGATTGTCACAGTACAGTTGAATGCACAACTGAATGTGCATTGGCTTTTGCTAACATCTAGTTTAGTACATTTTTGTAAGTTACTTAGTTAAGTTGTGAAATGAATTGTCTGAGTGGCAGACGTGCACTGTAGGTTTGGGCTCTCTTTCTGGCGCGCTCTGATGTTTTTCTCTAGTTGGCCAGTCGCAACAGAGAGGCTGAAAGTTGCAGGCTTTGTTCTAAGCACAATACCAGGCAGAATATGCAGGAGCATCTGTCACAAAAACAGGCAGCATGGTAACCATGAACTGAGGGAGGTGAAATTCAGTTTGGGGCATGTTAGGTTAACTGCATGCCTCTGTAAGTCCTGGAGGGGTCTTCAGATCTAGgtggggaagaagagaaatgtgGGTGAGATCTTGTGGATAGTTCATAAATCCTAGtgtaggaaggagaaaaaaattgctgtatGGAATTCTGAGTCTTTTGAAGTTgtggcattttttattttttattttttttttacttttgcattCAGTGGGACTAGGATTCAACCACTGGGCTCAAAAACTCCTAAAAAATTAAACGCCAGCTCTGTTACTCCTTGACAAAGCTAAAAGACTTGAAAGGAGGATGGGAATGTCTTTTTTCTGGTACCTGCTGACCCCTCTCTATTTGGCAGAGGTGAGGTGATGGAGCAGTGTTCGCTTTTCGTCTTTTTGCCTTTGGTTGCATATTGCTATCTTCTTCTTTTGTGAGTAGATCCCAGGAGCGGTGTGCTCCCTTTGCTAAGGGGTAGGACGAGTGCATTTCCTGCTCTCCCCCTCTTTCCAAGCAATACATTTTAAGTTTAAGCACTGAGGCATGCGTATTGATCCATCTGTTATTTTAAGGAAGACTTCTGGGTATGAGTTAGAAGTGTAGCGATCTCCGATTTCCTCCTGTACCAAGGGAAGGACCGCTCTGGCAATGTCCCCAGCTGCTAtcacaggcagcaggagggaaggcCCCAGGGAGCGTCGCTCTGCGCTCCTGGCCGACCGAGGGCTGCGGGCGGAGGGTCGGTGTCCCGCGGCGGCTGGGCAGCCCCACGGGCCGAGGCCGCGCGGCCTTCCCCTCCCCGCCCAGATCCCCGCGAGGCAGCCACTCGGCGGCTGTGAAACCGCTTAAACGCGTCCAAGCGCTCGGCTGGGCCGCTGCCAGCAGCCGTGGTAATTCCAAGCAGGGGAAGATGATGTGGGCGTGCTGGATGAGTGGGTGGGACCGGGCCGCGACCAAGACCTCACTGGCAGCGCGCTCGGCACACGGCCGTGCAGGACGGGCGGAGCGGATGTGTGAGTGCCGCCGGGCAGCTGGAGCGGTCTCTCCCCCGGGACGAGGCGGGTGGCTTCCAGCAAGCACGGAGAGCCGCAATGTGCGGATGTGGACCCGCGCAGGGTTTCAGCTTGCTCGGTTGTGTGGAGGTGGAGGCTCGAgggctttttctgctgctgatgtGGTCTCTCTCTCCCGTAGGTGCCTGATGTCAAGCAGTGGGCAGTCCCCGTGGCCTTCCCTGCCGACTCGGAGCGTCATGTGCCAGTATGAGCAGTAAGGGGGAAAAGTGCGCTTTGGAGCTCAGCATCCCCGCAAGAAGAAGGGAGGAACTGACTGGAGAGGACAAATGACTGTACTGCTTGCAAAACTTGTAGCAGTTCACTTTTTCTCCCGAGGAGCGTTGTCTTGGCTGCTGTGAGTGCTGAAAGAGCAAGCggagctgcagcagtgattTCCTTGTGGtcccttttctctgctttaatttaactttttcccccctcctgcCTGGATTTAAGACTGTCAGCTGCATTGTTTGCAAGCAGTGGACACCAATATGTGTCATGTCATTGTAACGTGTCGGTCCATGCTATGGACTCTCCTGAGTATCGTGGTGGCTTTTGCGGAGCTCATCGCTTTCATGAGTGCGGACTGGCTGATTGGCAAAGCCAAGCCCGTCAGCACCGAGGACACGGACAACAGAAcgggagggctgcaggagccctACCACCCGACACTGGGCATCTACGGGCGCTGCACGAGGATCTCTCACATGCAGCTCTCCAGACGAGATACGCTTTGCGGCCCTTACGCCGAAAACTTCAGTGAGATTGCCAGTGGGTTCTGGCAGGCGACCGCTATTTTCCTAGCTGTGGGAATCCTGATCCTCTGCGCCGTGGCATTTGTGTCTGTCTTTACTATGTGTGTGCAGAGTAttatgaagaaaagtatttttaatgtctgtggGCTGCTACAAGGGATTGCAGGTACGTGAGCTCTGAGAGCAActaaaaattcttatttttgtgcCATTCAGCTGGATGAAACACAGCAATTCTGTGGTGTTTACCAGGAGATCACATTAGACAGACCCAGAGTGATTCTATACGCTGGTGTTTATTCAAACGCAGCTGAAATTTATAGCTGCACAGCATGTAATACATTGACATTGGCAGCAGGATTGCAGTCTGTTGTGTGCCAAAATGAACTGACcgatgtttcttttgtttgctgttctgtgctttcGCTCTGTgtgaatttctttctgtaacaaaaaCTTCTCTTCTTTGTTACCAGCAGAGAGCAAAGTTAATCCTCATGCTAAGGCAGTCCATCTCCCTCTCACTACTTTGGTGAGTTTTCCATAGGCCCAGGGCAGTTCAGGTGCCCCATGGCTGAAGCAAGAGCAAACACCCCAGGACAAGGCCCGCGGCTGTACGCTCTGCTCTCCAGGTTTTATGCTAAGCCACCTCCTTCAAGGGTATGCGCTTGACAGGTCATACCTGACGGTAAACTCTCCTGCTGGCCAGCCCATTGCATTGTTCAGCTGCAGTCACAGAGCCCTGTGAGCTTATCTTTTTGTGGTCTGATTGTACTTTGCCTGAAACGATGACTCCATTCTAGATATGTCATGTTTCTGTTTATAACGTAGGTTTACAGGGATTAAGTAACTGTATGGCAGGCCAAAGCTGGAAAGCCCTAGGCAGAGCAGGGTGTGGCTTTCTGCTGTCACTGGGACTGGCTCTGTGTGCCAGTTCCGTGCTTTGCGGTGTGTGCATGGGGTGGTCTGAAGGAGAAGAGTGGTCCTGCCACAACCGGCTGCCCTCAGGGACTTGCGAGGAAGGcggcagtggcacaggctgcctctGCCTTCCCTCTTGGTGGTGCTCTTAACCAGATGTTTTCAATTCATACTGTGGTTTGGTTAAAGCGGAAGCGAGGAGTTGGGACTTGTTTGCTGGAAGGAAGAGTCTGTCTTGACCACTCCTTGCCAGCACAGCGGTGGCCCTGGTGCTGGCTGCACCTTGACGGGTgtcccagctgctccctggctTGGGTGAGGGCTGTGCTCATCTTCCTCTGAGCACAGAGGTCACAGCCAGGGACATGGCCAACACTGGCTCCtaaagcactgcaaagcagTATAAAAGCATCTGGGTTATCTTGTGTCACCCACAATAAGGTTTGTGCATTTGCACCAGAATTAGATCGCTACATTGGCTCAAGCTGCTTCTGTTCAGATTATGGGAGCAGATGAATAtccttcaaataaaaatgacatgTTTTGCAGCAGTCCCTCCTGGTTCGCAGAAGTACCAGCACCAGCATGACAAataagcagctctgcagtgcaaatTAGAGCTAGTGGAaggttttatttccttgctcTCTTACCCTATACTTCAGAAATAATCCATAAAACCTGTTTTTCAAGAGATTACgtcttttcatttaaagttgCGTTTGTGTGAGAGATTGGTTAGCAGCATAAGTAGATGTTTGGAGCATCAGACTCGTGTCTGTTGAAAAGATAACCATGCTTATGGTTGCAATGCCATCTCAAGATTGATACAGTCTAGCATCAGAGTAGGCAGGAAGTAGATTCTTATATCTTAGCGAACTGTTCTGGAAAACATCTGTTTGTGAGCAGATATGACAGTTTTAGGTTTTAATACCAACCTGCTGTGCCCGTAAAGGAAGGCATTGAACAATCTGGTAGACCAAGCATTTGTTATGTGAAGAGATAGCTAAGTCCTTTTTTTGAGCTGTACTGAGAAGCTCTTCCCTTCTTAGAATTTAGATAAATGACACGGCATGAAACTGGGTAATTGAAAGGTCACGTTACTGAAACTGTTGCTATGAGAAATACCTCTGCCAACATTTGCAGCCAGGCGCCTTGTGGCTAGCAACTCATTTTCTCAAGATTAATTTTATTGGGTCCACTGCTACTCTTGTGCCAGTAGCGTTACAGCATCTGCTTACTTAGTTGAAAGTATTTTCCTATGACTTATCACAGCTGTTAATTTCAACTTCTCAGTTCCTGGGTTTTGAAAAACACTTACACATGTTTTTAGCAGGACAGTTATTGGCATGGTTAATCTGTATGAGGATTATGATATGTGAACTAATGCCCTGGCCAGAGAACAGCTTGACACAGACCTGCATGATTGTCTTCAGTTTAAGATCGTTCTTTCAAATGtgaactgttattttttttaggaaaagcaattcacaaaactgttttgtttatCAGCATATATCAGCCCAATATTTTTAAGCATGCCAGACATCTCATTTTCAAAGATGAGATGCACCCACACAGAGTAATCTACAGGAATTGAGGATGTCACAGACttaatctcatttaaaatcTCTATATCTTTGCTAAGGAgatttaatataattaaaaacatacaacaAGTTAGTTTATTTCTGGAATTCATTAtgaaaaaacagtaacagacACCGGATATGTCTTTTCTGTCtagcagcagtggatgtgaccTGGGTGATGCCTACGGTAAAATTACAAACAAGGCTACATCTTTTTGTATGGTCCTTCAACAAACTCTCGCTTAGGTCACTGGGTAGGAGCCATGCACATATCTAGTCCACAgagcttttgttgttgttgttgttgcagaaaattagaaattaaaagctGTAGAAGAAGAAGATACAGCTTCTGTTTGAAATCTTATAATTTGTTGTAATGGGGCATGACCTTTTACCACTTGTTTTCAGGCTGCAATGTCTTTCACTCTGGACTTGCAGAAGTAGTAATCAGTAGTTCTGGTTTTGGAAATGTTTGCAGATCGTTTCatctggaaaataatattttccctGCAATAGAAAGTGCAAAGAAAGGAGCCATGTAATTAAATAGATAATTACTACCCAGCAGCAAGAAGTCCAGGCAGACTTTTTGAACATCGTTTTGGGGAAAGTATTCTGTTTTTACAGTCGatgaaacatttgaaatacaGAGGCTAGAAGAGGCCCAGGATGTGAAGGCCTGTAGCTGTGGAGCACTTAGGGTGTTTGTGCATGTTGTCaagaagcactgctgtgttAAAGAGGCCAAGCTGGCGAGCAGGGGAAGCACCGCGTGTGCTCACGCTGCTGCCCGCAGGTGACTGAGGCTGCTGCTTGGCTGGGAGCCtgggcaggaggaaagcagagccaGAGCAGTTCAGCCTTCAGTGGCAAGGGAACTTCTTGTTTGTCTTTCTAAAATGCAGagcatgcatttttcaaaagcatattTCCTCTTGGATTCATcttagaatttttcttttctgatgccAGAATTCTGAATTCTTGGggtgggaagaaagaaaaaggggtGGGGGGGATTTCTAATGGAAATCCTGACGATCTGAACTGCTCCTGCTGTCTGCGGTATTGTGCTTCCTGTAACCTATACGGCCAGCTGCCAGCGCGACATCCAATACACACATGGTTGCCGACAGTTCAAGCTAAGGGGACTGCTGATTTGGAGCAAGAGGAATTATGCCAGGGAAGGAAAACGAGTTCCAGTGCTGAACTGCTATTGAGCCTGAGGGACAGTATTAAGAAGTAGTTAAGGGAcagttaaagaaataaagtgaaGGTTTTAGTGTTTAGTTAGATTTGGAGGTCAGCTTACCTCCTGCCCTACCATGATGGTCACAGGGATCAGCAGACACTCAGCAGACTGTCAGTGTTGAGGTTCTCACTGACAAAGATTAGCAACTGTGGTTCTTAACAAGCAAGCATAAACCTTCCATCAAATGCTGTTGAGTGTGAGAAGCTTGCGCAGTGCCCTGAGAAATGCTTTCCTGTggcatgtgtgtgtgcaaggGTGCAGTACTTGTACCGGTGTTGAGATGCTGGGGATGTCTGCATTTCCTGCTGCCCAGTGGAGTGCGACTGCTGGCTGCCTCTCCTGCAGGGTGGATTTTTGCTTTCCGACTCAGAGCCAAGACTGATGCTGCTGTTACATAGAACAGCAAACTCTGTAAGAGAATGTTTAGATGCAGAGGCTGTGCTTGCActcaaacacaagaaaaaagaagaaatcagctCAGCCTCAGCAGGCAGAGAGGGGTGGGGAACAGTCAGCTTGCACTGCAGGATCAGCACTGAGGAAATGTAATGGAACGAGAAAACGTCCCAGGGCCCTTTTACCTCATTGTTTCAGCCAAGGCAGCTTGTTGCTTCAGCTCCTTTGCAGAGCCCTGGTCACgaggtgtttttctttctctttctgctgatTCTGCACAATTGATTCATGTTTTTGAGGGCACTGGCAACAGCCAGTTggacagcactgaaaaaggTTACAGCAAGCACTGTGAAACGTGCTGggtcttttcctctgcttctttcatGGATGGACTATTTGACATaatctgatattttctttccaaactaAGGAACCTCCCAAATTCATCCACTGCAGTGTAGTTACTCATTTAGCTGCTTCAAGCCTGCCATTTAGCTGTCTCAGATTAAAAATGCCCAGTACCTCACTGGCCTTTGAGGAAAATCCTGATGGCCACGCAGCGGCTCTGCAGAAGGCACAGCAGTGTGCCTGGCTCCTGCTGTGGTGCTccaagcacagagctgggcagggctTGCACGTATGTGAGAACACCAACAGAGCCTGCATCAAAGAAAGTTGCTGCAGCCATACAGGGTGGTCAGGGCCTGTGAATTGGTGTGACTGGTAGGGTCGGCAAAGCTCAGGAttttctgagattctgtgaagTCTGATGGGATGCAGCTTGCCCTCTCTTCTCCTGAAGAGGAGTCTGTATGCTCATGCTTCGTTCAAGAGAAGACCGAGCAGAAGATTACACAATAAAAAAACCTAAACGCAAGAAACCCCAAATGCCATACAGGAATCGCCCATATGCTGTCATTCTGCCAAAGCAACCCACATCAAGGCTTCACAAGCTGGCTTCTTTTTGGCTCTTTCTGTGGGTAGCAAAATACACATAATAGTGATAATAGCTTCTTGTCCATAGCTTTTCCTTCTACCTCCTGTCATGCCCATCCTCCACCATGTATTCTTAGCCCTGTTTCCACACCCTAATATCAGTAAATGACATCGGAAACATTGTTTAGTTATGAACATGCCATCTTCGATTGGCTTAATGAATTGGAGTGTGAGCAAGTGGCTGAAAAGAGTGGGGATCTTTTCATCAGTTTGGGGAAGGCAATGGCCAGGGAACTGCTTCCACTTACATGTCCCTAAGGGAAGTTTAAGTGgcctttgaggaaaaaaaaactgatctGTGCAGGTTTTGGGAGATCACCTGGTTACAGTTCTGCGCAGCTTGCTCTCAGGTGTCGGTGCAGGGTGTCCCAGGCACGCTGCAGTCTGTGTCTGGCTGCAGCTTCCACACAGGGCCAGGCCTGCCGCCCTCCTTCCACCTGAGTGGGTCTGCTCCTCAGTGCCTTGGCTGCCCTTTCCCCTCCATCGGCCCTGCTCCCCCATTATCCCAGACCCCCTCATTGATG from Numida meleagris isolate 19003 breed g44 Domestic line chromosome Z, NumMel1.0, whole genome shotgun sequence encodes:
- the LHFPL2 gene encoding lipoma HMGIC fusion partner-like 2 protein codes for the protein MCHVIVTCRSMLWTLLSIVVAFAELIAFMSADWLIGKAKPVSTEDTDNRTGGLQEPYHPTLGIYGRCTRISHMQLSRRDTLCGPYAENFSEIASGFWQATAIFLAVGILILCAVAFVSVFTMCVQSIMKKSIFNVCGLLQGIAGLFLILGLILYPAGWGCQKAISYCGHYASAYKLGDCSLGWAFYTAIGGTILTFICAVFSAQAEIATSSDKVQEEIEEGKNLICLL